Proteins from one Devosia chinhatensis genomic window:
- a CDS encoding ribokinase: protein MITVFGSTNLDQIGTVTRLPKPGETVAGGTFSMAPGGKGANQALAARRAGAQVLHVSAVGADAFADLALDLLQSGGVDLTRMRKAEAATGIAMIFVDAEGENVIAILPGANGTIGPDDAEHGLKDLSASDTLLVQQEVPQAATRRALEIARERGARSILNTAPYLPDTGALAPLADIVIANETEFSLLSGRPIAELDAAMADWVAETGRTIVVTLGPEGARAMGPGGAITVAAHRVEPVDTVGAGDTFCGYLAAALDAGLSLEDAMRRAAVAGSLACLKPGAQPAIPQSADVDAVLAG from the coding sequence ATGATCACCGTTTTCGGCTCCACCAATCTCGACCAGATCGGCACCGTCACCCGCCTGCCCAAGCCCGGCGAAACCGTGGCCGGCGGCACCTTTTCCATGGCGCCGGGCGGCAAGGGCGCCAATCAGGCCTTGGCGGCGCGGCGGGCCGGGGCCCAGGTCCTGCACGTCTCGGCCGTGGGCGCGGATGCTTTTGCCGATCTGGCGCTGGACCTGCTGCAATCGGGCGGGGTCGATCTGACGCGGATGCGCAAGGCCGAGGCGGCCACCGGCATCGCCATGATCTTCGTGGATGCGGAGGGCGAGAATGTCATCGCCATCCTGCCCGGCGCCAATGGCACGATCGGCCCGGATGATGCCGAGCATGGGCTCAAGGACCTCTCCGCCTCGGACACGCTCCTCGTGCAACAGGAGGTTCCGCAGGCAGCCACGCGTCGCGCCCTTGAAATCGCCCGTGAGCGCGGCGCCCGCAGCATTCTCAATACGGCACCCTATCTGCCCGATACCGGCGCGCTGGCGCCTCTGGCCGATATCGTCATTGCCAACGAAACCGAATTTTCTCTGCTCTCGGGCCGCCCCATTGCCGAGCTTGATGCCGCCATGGCCGACTGGGTCGCCGAAACCGGCCGCACCATCGTCGTGACCCTGGGTCCCGAGGGCGCCCGCGCCATGGGCCCCGGCGGCGCGATCACCGTTGCCGCGCACAGGGTCGAGCCGGTCGATACGGTGGGTGCCGGCGACACTTTCTGCGGCTATCTCGCGGCCGCGCTCGATGCCGGCCTCTCGCTCGAAGACGCCATGCGCCGCGCTGCGGTAGCGGGAAGCCTCGCCTGTCTCAAGCCGGGAGCACAACCCGCCATTCCCCAGAGCGCGGATGTGGACGCGGTGCTTGCGGGCTAG